The DNA region CTATTTATTTGTAATAAAAATTAGCGGACAGACTATTGAATATAGTTACGATGCTACTGGGAACAGAATTCTTAGGCAAATTATTACATTGCAATCTAATAATGTAGATAGCCTTTTAAGTGAACATTATTTTAACGATAAAAAAGATACAAGCAATAAATCAGTACATGATTATGCTGGAGAATACAAAATTAATATATTTCCCAATCCTGTAAATGCTAATTTGCATATAATTATAGAAAACTATACGGATAAGACAAATATTTCTTACACTCTTAACGATAATAATGGTAAACAAATAAAACATGAAGTTGTCTACAGTAAAATATTTAATATCGATTTTTTAAATTTTCCAGACGGGAATTATATATTAAATTTGTATATTAACAATGAAAAAAAAGAATATAAAATAATTAAAATTTAAAGTTATGAAAAAGTTAGTATCTATTTTTAGTTTATTTTTAGTAATGGCTTTTATTTATTCTGGTTGTCGCAAAGGCGAAGAAGACCCATGGTTGTCGTTAAGAAGTAGAAATCAGCGTTTGATAGGTAAATGGAAATTGGTAGAAGAAAAGAAGATTGATATTGATGAAAAAAATTATTATTATAATTACTTAAATAAAAACACACCTAAAACATTTTCAACTAATTATGAATATTCTAAAAATGAATTTTTGTTTGCAAATAACGAAGGCAATATAGCTACGTATTCTAAAAGTGGGTGGAAATCATTACTTTTACTTGGTGATACATTAAACATCAAAGATTCGATTTTAACCTTACAAGAAAATATTCAGGATTATAAAATTAAACAAACGGGTACTTATAGTTTTTTAATAGATATTAAAAAGGATCATACTTATGAAGCAACTGAAGAATGCAACTATACAAAAAGTGTAAATGTAACAGATAACAGCTTTGGCTATGAATATACTTGCAGTAATGGTTTAAATCAGACATATAATAACAGCAATAACCAAAATTATCAATACGATAATAAATATACTTCAACATATTCTGGCACATGGAAATGGGACGATAAAGACAAATTATTTATAGATATAGGTAAAATGAAAGGCAAAATAAAAAGATTATCGAATAATGAAATAATAATTGAATATACGAATGAATTAAACTTGGATCAATACGACTATTCAGACGAAATAGCTAATAATGCAGTAATATCAGAATGTGTAATAGATTATTATAATTCAATGGCAGTACAGCAATATGTTAATAAATACTTTTATTTGCCTAATAAAAAATTGTATCGTCATAAAACGTCAACATATGTATATCAGCGATGGGAACGTATAAAAGATTGATATTAGCCTTATTTTTGTTTTATAATAGTTTGAATGCACAGCCTCCGGTGCATGATATTCGTTTTGATTTAAACAATAATCAAAGTCATCTATCGAAGGAATATGTTGCACGCGAGCAAGTAGTATTTTATCCGGGTTATGAATTTAACGGATATACCGATGGCAAAATGATTGCTCGCATCGATCCTTCGCAAACTATACCAGTTCAGGTTATTCAAAATGCTGCTAATATACCACAAGTATCAAATTATACAATAAATACGAGTTTACCTGTTGGTGCTTTAAGTGGTATTCCATCTGTTTCGCCATCAGGTGCTGCTGTTTACGAAGTACCGCTCGATATTCCACCAGGCACCAAGAACTTGCAACCATCTGTTTCAATTGCATATAATAGTCAGGCAGGAATTGGAATTGCCGGATATGGATGGAATATTACAGGCATTTCTGCTGTTACCAGAACCAATAAAAATCTATATTACGATAATGTTGTTGAAGGTTTTGATTTTACTGCAAATGATGCACTGATGTTAGACGGTAAAAGACTTATAAAAACTGGCAATAATACTTACGTGATAGCAGATGGTTCCAACTACGAACAAATTCAATACTACCCACAGGGTAACTACTTTATTGTAAAAAATAAAGAAGGACTAACATACGAATATGGAAAAACAGATGATTCAAAATTAAATATTGAACCAAATAAAACTTTAGCATGGAACCTGAATAGAGTTTACGACTTACACGGGAATTATATTAACTACAAATATTACAATTTTAATAATCAGGAACAGTACATAGCAGAAATAGAATATACAGGTAACGAAAATAAGACACCATATAACCGAATACTTTTCTATTATGATGATAGAACTAATTACGACAATCAGCTTTATTACATCAAAGGGAATACACTTAAATTAAGTAAGATATTATCTAAAATTAAGGTAATATCATCCGGTAATTTATTTAAAGAATATTTATTTTCTTATTTTTACGATAATCATGCAATTAAACTTTCCGAAATAAAAATAAAAAATGCCGATGGACAATATTTAAATCCATTACGTTTTGATTATGGAATTAATAATTTTTTGTTTACAAGTAATTCTTATTCCTTAGATAATATATACCATATTACAGGAAATTTGATAAATTATGGAGATTTTAATGGAGATGGTTTTACAGACCTTATTCGTTTTTTATTTGTTAAAGTTAATAATTTTCATGTTTTAAGTAAACTGATTATATACTCAGGGAAAGATCAAAGCACTTTTGAATACGCTTTTAATACTCCCAATCAATACAATAATAGTATTGGTTTTATGTATGTATTTGATAAATATTATTCTTGGTTAAAATTAGGAGATTTTGACGGTGACGGTAAAACGGATATTTTAATTACAAAAGAAAGGTATTTTACTGATAATCAAAATCATTTAGATAAATATGTAATTGGTTTTCATATCTATGGTTTCAATGAAAATAATAATTTCGTTAAAAAGAAGGAAATTACTTTAAATAATGGTGAAACAGCATCCTATAGTTCACAATATATAAACGCTATTCAAAATCTTTTTGCTAAGCCAATAAAAGAATATAATTACTATACCGTAGGCGATTTTGATGGTGATGGAGCTAGTGATATTTTAATACCTTTGAAACAAAATTTACTGAATGGTCTTTGCAATACATTCCTTATTTGTCCGGCAAAAGATAAAATATATAATTTTCAGCCTTCTTCAAATAGCACCGATATTTTTAAAGAAATATTCGAATTTGGCGATAAAATTATCCCGCTTAATTTCAGAAATAGTGGAGGCAAACAACAATTAGCTGTCATTTATAATACACCAAAACCTATATCCATTTCCAATTATTCAAATAATCAGACTACCACTTATCAACCCTGTAGTCTCAGAGTATTTGAACTGGTACCTAACGATGTTCAACAGGGGACCATGTTTATGTTTGCTTCAAAAATTCTTTTAAATAACAATTTTTTCAACAAAGACCATATTATTTACGATCTGGGCGATTTTAATGGAGACGGATTGACAGATATTATTTATGGTATAAAAGAAGATATTAATGAAAATGAAATAAAATTTTATGTAAATATAGCATATTCTGCCGAGAACTTATTTAAGAATGAAGCATTCCAAACCTTTTTAACCGGAAAATCAGATGAACATACCTACAATATTAATCCATTCAATATTCTTGTAGGTAATTTTAATGGCGATAATCTATCGGATATTTTAACATTGTCTTTTATAATTAATGAAAACCCCATGAATGGTGTTCTTTATAAAACCATTAAATCAAAAATTTATTACTCAAAAGGAGCAAATCAGTTTACTTTTAATGACAATGTGTTTGTTATAAATAGTACACAATGCAGTTCTTCACAATTATTTATTTTTGATTCTAACTTACAATTTGTAGGAAACCTGAATAATGATAATAAATCAGATATATTGTTTTTAACAAATAGTTTTTATGAAAATCATTCAAAAGTTGATATATATACTTTAAAATCAATACCAGACCACCAATTCCACATTTTAGCTGCTGTTGATGGTTTTAAACGTTACACTTATTTTAATTATAGCTATACAACCGATGGAGTATATTCTTCCAGTGCCACTTTATTGGCAGATAAACAAAATTACTTCTTTCCATTTTATGTTGTAAGCGAATTAAAAACTTCAAATGGTTTAGGTAATGGTTTAAACACATTTAATTATGCATATAGAGCTATTAAGTATAACCGATCTCGCAAACAATTACTTGGCTTTTACGAAACAGAAATAACGGATGTGGCTGCTAACAGGAAAACAAAATCGTTAATGACTTTCAACAATAATTTACAGATGTTATTACCATATAAAACAATTACTTATGGTTTACCATCGAACAACATAATAGCAAGCAGCGAAAATCAAAACTATCAATTTAAGTTTGTACCCAATACCAACAATAAAGCTTATTTTGCTTATCCTGAAAATACTATTTTAAGTGATTATTTAAATTATACTCAACAAAAAAATACCTTTGCTTATGATAATGACTTCAATCTTACAGAACAATACACTTATATATACCCTCTTAATACTTCGCAATACGATAACGTTGTTCATAACACCTATCAATATATCGACCCCATTAATTTTGGTAAGCCAAGTCGTATATCACAAAAGCAAACAACAAATACATATAAAAACAATAGTCCTTTTACTCAAACATTTCTGTATTCATATAACAACAAGGGCGAAATAATTTCAGAACATGATGTAAATAAAAATATAACAACATTTTTCGAAGATTTTAATAATTTTGGTCTTCCCGAAAAAGTGCGAGCAACAACTCCCAGTGAATCGGATAGAACTTCGTATGTTAAATACGATGATTTTGGACGTTTTATTATTAAAAAAACTAATGCAATTGGTCATACCGAAACTCTTGAATATGACAACACGCTTGCTGCACTTATTAAGCATACCGATATTAATGGTAATTCAACAACTTACGAATACGATAAATGGGGAAGAATTGTAAAAGAAACTTATCCCGATGGACTTTCTAAATCGTATCAATATTTATGGAGCTTAGGTAACCCATACAACAATGTAGTTTACACTGTTGCATCGCAAATAACCGACGAAACACCTGTTTATACATACTACGATAAACTAAATCGTAATATTGCAACTAAATACAAAAATTATGGCAGCGACATTATGACATATACCGAATTTGATAATATGGGGCGAACAGTTAAAGAACTTGGACCATCTTTTCCGTTAAATTTGTTCGGAAATATTACTTTGCCGGATAACATATCATTTTATCAATATTATTCTCAAGGCGATCATCGCTTAAAAAGAAAACAATACATGTTTACACCACTTATATACAATTACAACCAACTTCAAACTACAGTAACTGATACGCTTGGTCGTTCGACCATTAATTATTACGATGCCGTTGGAAATGTTTTACAATCGGTTTTCCCTACTGGAAGTTTAGCAACTTTACAGTATAATAGTTTATTAAAGCCTATAAATATTGATGCTACAGGAGCACCAACAACCATGCAATACAATCATGCAGGCTATCAAACTCAATTATTTGATGCAAATGCAGGACCTACCAATTATGAATACAATGGCTTTGGCGAATTGAAAAAACAAACCAATGCTAACCAATATTCCGATATTCTGGATTACGATATACTTGGAAGACCTACAACAATTAATACCCACGAAGGAACCTATACAACCGAATACGTACAAAATGGTAATGGTATTGGCAAAGTAGCTAAACAAACAGCTCCCAATGGACATATTATTG from Bacteroidales bacterium includes:
- a CDS encoding T9SS type A sorting domain-containing protein, whose product is MKIYIIIFILYLFVIKISGQTIEYSYDATGNRILRQIITLQSNNVDSLLSEHYFNDKKDTSNKSVHDYAGEYKINIFPNPVNANLHIIIENYTDKTNISYTLNDNNGKQIKHEVVYSKIFNIDFLNFPDGNYILNLYINNEKKEYKIIKI